Proteins encoded together in one Prionailurus viverrinus isolate Anna chromosome B1, UM_Priviv_1.0, whole genome shotgun sequence window:
- the NPY2R gene encoding neuropeptide Y receptor type 2 has translation MGPVGAEADENQTVEEMKVEKYHPRQTTPRGELAPDPEPELLDSTMLIEVQIILILAYCSIILLGVIGNSLVIHVVIKFKSMRTVTNFFIANLAVADLLVNTLCLPFTLTYTLMGEWKMGPVLCHLVPYAQGLAVQVSTITLTVIALDRHRCIVYHLESKISKRISFLIIGLAWGISALLASPLAIFREYSLIEIIPDFEIVVCTEKWPGEEKNIYGTIYSLSSLLILYVLPLGIISFSYTRIWSKLKNHVSPGAANDHYHQRRQKTTKMLVCVVVVFAVSWLPLHAFQLAVDIDNQVLDLKEYKLIFTVFHIIAMCSTFANPFLYGWMNSNYRKAFLAAFRCEQRLDAIHSEVSVTFKTKKNLEVKKNNGPNDSFTEATNV, from the coding sequence ATGGGCCCAGTAGGTGCAGAGGCTGATGAGAACCAGACAGTGGAAGAAATGAAGGTGGAGAAGTACCATCCACGGCAAACCACTCCTAGAGGTGAGCTGGCCCCTGACCCTGAGCCAGAGCTTCTAGACAGCACCATGCTGATTGAGGTGCAGATTATCCTCATATTAGCTTATTGCTCTATCATCTTGCTCGGGGTAATTGGAAACTCTCTGGTGATTCACGTGGTGATCAAATTCAAGAGCATGCGCACAGTAACCAACTTTTTCATTGCCAATCTGGCTGTGGCAGATCTTCTGGTGAACACCCTGTGTTTGCCATTCACTCTTACCTACACCTTAATGGGGGAGTGGAAAATGGGTCCTGTCCTGTGCCACCTGGTACCCTatgcccagggcctggcagtgCAAGTGTCCACGATCACCTTGACGGTAATTGCCCTGGACCGGCATCGTTGCATTGTCTACCACCTGGAAAGCAAGATCTCCAAGAGAATCAGCTTCCTGATTATTGGCCTGGCCTGGGGCATCAGTGCCTTGCTTGCAAGCCCCCTGGCCATCTTCCGCGAGTACTCGCTGATTGAGATTATTCCCGACTTTGAGATTGTGGTCTGCACTGAGAAGTGGCCTGGAGAGGAGAAGAACATCTATGGCACCATCTACAGTCTTTCTTCCTTGTTGATCCTATACGTTTTGCCTCTGGGCATCATATCTTTTTCCTACACTCGTATCTGGAGTAAACTTAAGAACCATGTCAGCCCTGGAGCTGCTAATGATCACTACCATCAGCGAAGGCAAAAAACGACGAAAATGCTGGTGTGTGTGGTAGTGGTGTTTGCAGTCAGCTGGTTGCCTCTCCATGCCTTCCAACTCGCTGTTGACATTGACAACCAAGTCCTAGACCTGAAGGAGTACAAACTCATCTTCACCGTGTTCCACATTATCGCCATGTGCTCCACCTTTGCCAACCCCTTTCTCTATGGCTGGATGAACAGCAACTATAGAAAGGCTTTCCTAGCAGCCTTCCGCTGTGAGCAGAGGTTGGATGCCATTCACTCTGAGGTGTCTGTGACGTTCAAGACTAAAAAGAACCTGGAGGTAAAAAAGAACAATGGTCCCAATGACTCTTTCACAGAGGCTACCAATGTGTAA